One region of Enterobacter ludwigii genomic DNA includes:
- a CDS encoding PTS ascorbate transporter subunit IIC gives MFILETLNFVVDILKVPSVLVGLIALIGLVAQKKAFSDVVKGTIKTILGFIVLGGGATVLVGSLNPLGGMFEHAFTIQGIIPNNEAIVSIALEKYGAATALIMAFGMVANIIVARFTRLKYIFLTGHHTFYMACMIGVILTVAGFEGVGLVFTGSLILGLVMAFFPAIAQRYMKRITGNDDIAFGHFGTLGYVLSGWIGSKVGKGSRSTEEMNLPKNLSFLRDSSISISLTMMIIYLIMAVSAGREYVEATFSGGQNYLVYAIIMAITFAAGVFIILQGVRLILAEIVPAFTGFSEKLVPNARPALDCPVVYPYAPNAVLIGFLFSFLGGIVGLIICGQFNWVLILPGVVPHFFTGATAGVFGNATGGRRGAMIGAFANGLLITFLPVLLLPVLGAIGFANTTFSDADFGAVGIVLGNLARFLSPLAITGLVVALFALLVAYNVFAKNKPAGGNAQENTGAKS, from the coding sequence ATGTTTATCCTTGAAACGCTGAATTTCGTTGTTGATATATTAAAAGTCCCTTCGGTGCTGGTGGGGTTAATTGCGTTAATCGGTTTGGTTGCACAGAAAAAAGCGTTTTCGGACGTGGTGAAAGGGACAATTAAAACTATCCTGGGATTTATTGTGCTGGGTGGTGGTGCCACAGTACTGGTAGGTTCATTAAATCCTTTAGGCGGCATGTTTGAGCACGCTTTTACTATCCAGGGGATTATTCCAAACAATGAAGCGATTGTGTCGATTGCGCTGGAAAAATACGGTGCCGCGACCGCACTGATTATGGCCTTCGGGATGGTGGCGAATATTATCGTCGCCCGTTTTACCCGCCTGAAGTATATCTTCCTGACCGGGCATCACACCTTTTACATGGCGTGCATGATTGGTGTGATCCTGACGGTGGCAGGTTTTGAGGGCGTAGGGCTGGTCTTTACCGGCTCGCTGATCCTCGGTCTGGTGATGGCCTTCTTCCCGGCGATTGCGCAGCGTTATATGAAGCGTATCACCGGTAACGACGATATCGCCTTTGGTCACTTCGGCACGCTGGGCTATGTGCTTTCCGGCTGGATTGGCAGCAAGGTTGGCAAAGGCTCCCGCTCAACCGAAGAGATGAACCTGCCGAAGAACCTGAGCTTCCTTCGCGACAGCTCAATCTCCATCTCGCTGACCATGATGATTATTTATCTGATCATGGCGGTGAGTGCCGGGCGTGAATACGTTGAGGCCACCTTCAGCGGCGGTCAGAACTACCTGGTCTACGCCATCATCATGGCGATTACCTTCGCGGCGGGCGTGTTCATCATCCTGCAGGGTGTGCGCCTGATCCTGGCGGAAATCGTTCCGGCCTTTACCGGCTTCTCGGAAAAACTGGTGCCCAATGCGCGCCCGGCGTTGGACTGCCCGGTGGTCTATCCGTATGCACCAAACGCGGTGCTGATTGGCTTCCTGTTCAGCTTTCTGGGTGGGATTGTGGGGCTGATCATCTGCGGCCAGTTTAACTGGGTACTGATACTCCCGGGCGTGGTGCCGCACTTCTTCACCGGCGCAACGGCGGGCGTGTTCGGTAACGCCACCGGTGGACGTCGCGGGGCAATGATTGGCGCCTTTGCCAACGGGCTGCTGATCACCTTCCTGCCGGTACTGCTATTACCGGTGCTGGGCGCAATTGGCTTTGCTAACACAACGTTCTCGGACGCAGATTTCGGCGCGGTTGGGATTGTGCTCGGCAATCTGGCGCGCTTCCTGTCGCCGCTTGCCATTACCGGGCTGGTTGTGGCGCTATTCGCGCTGCTGGTGGCGTACAACGTCTTCGCGAAAAACAAACCTGCAGGCGGTAACGCGCAGGAAAACACCGGAGCCAAATCATGA
- a CDS encoding PTS sugar transporter subunit IIA — MLNKWIYDTTITLQESVESWPQALEICAKPLLDLQVIAPEYVTAIVEQHRTLGPYYVLAPGLAMPHARPEEGAKGLGLSLLKLKQGVSFGAGEFDPVDVIIMLAAPDKHSHIEMISALAELFSSDEDMAELHQANTLEEIKTIIDRF, encoded by the coding sequence GTGCTGAATAAATGGATATATGATACAACCATCACGCTTCAGGAAAGCGTTGAAAGCTGGCCACAGGCGCTGGAGATCTGTGCAAAACCGTTGCTGGATCTGCAGGTGATCGCGCCGGAATACGTCACGGCGATCGTTGAACAACATCGTACATTAGGACCTTACTATGTGCTGGCACCAGGGCTGGCGATGCCGCATGCGCGGCCGGAGGAAGGCGCCAAAGGACTGGGGTTGTCTTTATTAAAACTAAAACAGGGCGTCTCTTTTGGTGCCGGTGAGTTTGACCCTGTCGATGTCATTATTATGCTCGCGGCGCCGGACAAACATAGCCATATCGAGATGATTTCTGCACTGGCTGAGCTATTTTCCAGCGATGAAGATATGGCTGAATTGCATCAGGCAAATACCCTGGAGGAAATTAAAACGATTATTGACCGCTTCTGA
- the yfcG gene encoding GSH-dependent disulfide bond oxidoreductase — MIDLYYAPTPNGQKITLFLEEAELDYRIIRVDISKGDQFSPLFLAISPNNKIPAIIDNQPVDGGRPLSLFESGEILLYLAEKTGKLLSGELRERPHTLQWLFWQVSGLGPMLGQNHHFTAYAPQPIPYAIERYQVETQRLYGVLNRRLEKTPWLGGDHYSIADIACWPWVNTFEKHRIDLASYPAVNNWFERIRTRPATERAMQKIQQI, encoded by the coding sequence ATGATCGACCTTTATTATGCCCCTACCCCAAACGGCCAAAAGATCACCCTCTTTCTTGAAGAGGCCGAACTGGATTACCGGATCATTCGCGTGGATATCAGCAAAGGCGATCAATTTAGCCCTCTCTTTCTGGCTATCTCACCAAACAATAAAATCCCAGCCATCATAGATAACCAGCCAGTGGATGGGGGCAGACCATTGAGCCTGTTTGAATCCGGCGAAATTTTGCTCTACCTGGCGGAAAAAACCGGCAAACTGTTGAGCGGTGAATTGCGTGAACGCCCCCATACTTTGCAATGGCTGTTCTGGCAGGTGAGTGGGCTGGGTCCCATGCTGGGGCAAAATCACCATTTTACCGCTTACGCCCCGCAGCCCATTCCCTATGCGATAGAACGTTACCAGGTAGAAACTCAACGGCTCTATGGCGTCCTGAATCGTCGCCTGGAGAAAACGCCGTGGCTCGGGGGCGATCATTACAGTATTGCTGATATCGCCTGCTGGCCATGGGTGAATACCTTCGAAAAGCACCGAATTGACCTGGCCTCTTACCCGGCGGTGAACAACTGGTTTGAGCGTATTCGGACCCGCCCGGCCACCGAACGCGCGATGCAAAAAATTCAGCAAATTTAA
- a CDS encoding TIGR01777 family oxidoreductase, with translation MKILLTGGTGLIGHHLVARLQALHHDITVVTRSPEKARQVLGTGVDIWKNLSEQQNLDGFDAVINLAGEPIADKRWTEEQKQLLCSSRWNITEKLVELIRNSHTPPSVLISGSAVGYYGDLGEVVVTEEEPPHNEFTHKLCAQWERIACAAQSDRTRVCLLRTGVVLAPKGGILAKMLPPFRLGLGGPIGNGRQYMAWIHIDDMVNGILWLLDNDLRGPFNMVAPYPVRNEQFAHALGHALHRPAILRVPATVIRLIMGEASVLALGGQRALPKRLEAAGFAFRWYELEEALGDVVR, from the coding sequence ATGAAGATTTTGCTGACCGGCGGTACAGGATTGATTGGTCATCATCTCGTTGCGCGCCTGCAGGCGCTGCATCACGACATTACCGTTGTGACGCGCAGCCCGGAGAAAGCGCGCCAGGTGCTGGGGACGGGTGTCGACATCTGGAAAAATTTGTCCGAGCAGCAAAATCTGGACGGCTTTGACGCCGTCATCAACCTGGCAGGCGAACCCATCGCCGATAAACGCTGGACGGAAGAGCAAAAACAGTTGCTCTGCAGCAGTCGGTGGAACATTACCGAAAAGCTGGTTGAGCTTATCCGCAATAGCCACACCCCGCCTTCGGTGTTGATTTCAGGCTCAGCAGTGGGCTATTACGGCGATCTCGGCGAAGTGGTAGTGACCGAGGAAGAGCCCCCCCATAACGAGTTTACCCACAAACTCTGCGCCCAGTGGGAACGCATTGCCTGTGCCGCGCAGAGCGATCGCACCCGCGTCTGCCTGTTGCGTACCGGCGTAGTGCTTGCGCCGAAAGGCGGCATTCTGGCGAAGATGCTTCCCCCTTTCAGGCTCGGGCTCGGCGGCCCCATAGGTAATGGCCGCCAGTATATGGCGTGGATCCACATTGACGATATGGTGAACGGCATTCTCTGGCTGCTGGATAACGATCTGCGCGGGCCGTTTAACATGGTTGCGCCGTATCCGGTGCGTAACGAACAGTTTGCCCACGCGCTGGGGCACGCCCTGCATCGTCCGGCGATTTTACGTGTCCCTGCAACGGTAATTCGCCTGATAATGGGGGAAGCATCGGTGCTGGCATTAGGTGGGCAACGGGCGCTGCCAAAACGGCTGGAAGCGGCCGGATTTGCGTTCCGCTGGTATGAATTAGAAGAGGCGCTGGGGGATGTAGTACGGTGA
- a CDS encoding transketolase family protein: MIKVAPAGQKDAIEMRKVYASFVAKQIEAGSEIIALEADLMSSMAMDSVARDYPQHVINCGIMEANVIGTAAGLSLTGRKPFVHTFTAFASRRCFDQLFMSLDYQRNNVKVIASDAGVTACHNGGTHMSFEDMGIVRGLAHSVVLEVTDAVMFEDVLRQLIDLEGFYWVRTIRKQAPSVYAPGSTFTIGKGNVLREGTDITLIANGIMVAEALEAARQLEKEGVSAAVIDMFTLKPIDRMLVKNYAEKTGRIVTCENHSIHNGLGSAVAEVLVETCPVPMRRVGVKERYGQVGTQDFLQKEYGLTAHDIVSAARELL, from the coding sequence ATGATTAAGGTTGCACCAGCAGGACAGAAAGATGCCATTGAGATGCGTAAAGTCTACGCGAGTTTTGTGGCTAAGCAGATTGAGGCGGGAAGTGAGATTATCGCCCTTGAAGCGGATCTGATGAGCTCTATGGCGATGGATAGCGTGGCGCGTGATTATCCGCAGCATGTGATTAACTGCGGCATCATGGAAGCGAACGTGATTGGTACGGCTGCAGGGTTGTCTCTCACCGGGCGTAAACCGTTTGTTCATACCTTTACCGCCTTCGCCAGCCGTCGCTGTTTTGATCAGCTGTTTATGTCCCTTGACTACCAGCGCAACAACGTGAAGGTGATAGCTTCAGATGCAGGCGTGACGGCCTGTCACAACGGCGGAACGCATATGTCGTTTGAAGACATGGGTATCGTTCGCGGTCTGGCGCACTCGGTGGTGCTGGAAGTCACCGACGCGGTAATGTTTGAAGACGTGTTGCGCCAGCTTATCGACCTCGAAGGCTTCTACTGGGTACGTACCATCCGTAAGCAAGCACCGAGCGTGTACGCGCCTGGCTCGACGTTTACCATCGGCAAAGGCAATGTGCTGCGCGAAGGCACCGATATTACCCTGATTGCCAATGGCATTATGGTGGCGGAAGCGCTGGAAGCGGCGCGTCAGCTGGAGAAGGAGGGCGTCAGCGCGGCGGTCATCGACATGTTTACCCTGAAGCCTATCGACCGGATGCTGGTGAAAAACTACGCCGAGAAAACCGGGCGTATCGTCACCTGCGAAAACCACAGTATTCATAACGGGCTGGGTTCAGCCGTTGCGGAAGTGCTGGTAGAAACCTGCCCGGTACCGATGCGTCGGGTTGGCGTGAAGGAGCGTTATGGCCAGGTGGGGACACAGGATTTCCTGCAGAAGGAGTATGGCCTGACGGCACATGACATTGTGTCGGCGGCGCGTGAGCTGCTGTAA
- the yfcE gene encoding phosphodiesterase produces the protein MKLMFASDIHGSLPATERVLSLFAQSGAQWLIILGDVLNHGPRNALPEGYAPAQVAEKLNQHASRIIAVRGNCDSEVDQMLLHFPLTAPWQQVLLEKSRLFLTHGHLFSPDNLPTLAAGDVLVYGHTHIPVAEKRGEIYHFNPGSVSIPKGGYPASYGMLDGNTLSVIALNDQQVIAQVAINP, from the coding sequence ATGAAACTAATGTTTGCGTCGGATATCCATGGATCGCTGCCCGCTACCGAGCGAGTTCTTTCCCTGTTTGCGCAAAGCGGTGCGCAGTGGCTGATCATTCTGGGCGATGTGCTCAATCACGGACCGCGTAATGCGCTACCGGAAGGCTATGCCCCGGCGCAAGTGGCGGAAAAGCTCAACCAGCATGCCTCGCGCATCATCGCCGTTCGCGGTAACTGCGACAGCGAAGTCGATCAGATGCTGTTGCATTTTCCTCTTACCGCGCCGTGGCAACAGGTACTGCTGGAAAAAAGTCGCCTGTTTCTGACGCATGGGCATCTTTTTAGCCCGGATAATCTCCCGACGCTGGCGGCTGGCGATGTCCTGGTTTACGGTCATACTCATATTCCGGTTGCTGAAAAGCGCGGTGAGATTTATCACTTTAACCCGGGGTCGGTCAGCATACCCAAAGGCGGATACCCTGCGAGCTATGGCATGCTCGATGGAAATACGTTAAGCGTTATCGCACTTAATGATCAGCAAGTTATTGCGCAGGTAGCGATTAATCCGTAA
- the yfcF gene encoding glutathione transferase, whose translation MNQPVITLWSDANFFSPYVMSVYVALAEKGLTFTLKTVDLDGGEHLKPQWQGYDLTRRVPVLEIDGFALSESSAIDEYLEDRFAPPEWERIYPHDLQKRARARQIQAWLRSDLVPIRVERSTDVVFAGVKKPALSAEGTESAQKLIETATSLLAHGNPNLFGEWCIADADLALMLNRLILNGDEVPQLLVDYAAFQWQRASVQRYVALSAKRAG comes from the coding sequence ATGAACCAGCCTGTAATCACATTGTGGTCCGATGCGAATTTCTTTTCTCCCTATGTAATGAGCGTATACGTTGCGCTGGCTGAAAAGGGGCTCACTTTTACGCTGAAGACCGTTGATCTTGATGGTGGTGAACATCTCAAGCCGCAGTGGCAGGGCTACGACCTGACCCGACGTGTACCGGTGCTGGAAATAGATGGATTTGCGCTGAGCGAATCGTCAGCGATTGATGAATATCTGGAAGATCGCTTCGCGCCACCAGAATGGGAACGTATCTACCCTCACGATCTGCAAAAGCGTGCCCGGGCGCGGCAGATTCAGGCGTGGCTGCGTAGCGATCTGGTACCGATTCGCGTGGAACGCTCGACAGACGTTGTGTTTGCCGGGGTGAAAAAACCAGCCCTGAGCGCAGAAGGCACAGAAAGCGCGCAAAAACTGATTGAAACCGCCACCTCACTGCTTGCGCATGGCAACCCGAACCTGTTCGGCGAGTGGTGCATTGCCGACGCCGATCTGGCGTTGATGTTAAACCGCTTAATCCTCAACGGTGATGAAGTGCCGCAACTGCTGGTGGATTATGCTGCGTTTCAATGGCAGCGAGCCTCTGTGCAGCGCTATGTGGCACTCTCCGCTAAGCGTGCGGGCTGA
- the yfcD gene encoding NUDIX hydrolase YfcD: MVEQNHLASTEWVDIVSEENEVIAQASREQMRAERLRHRATYIVVHDGMGKILVQRRTDTKDFLPGMLDATAGGVVQADEVLLDSARREAEEELGIAGVPFAEHGQFYFEDENCRVWGGLFSCVSHGPFALQEEEVSEVNWMTPEEITARCDEFTPDSLKALALWMSRNANNESTKSEKEEEAE, from the coding sequence ATGGTGGAGCAGAATCATTTGGCAAGTACAGAGTGGGTTGACATTGTCAGCGAAGAGAATGAAGTGATCGCGCAGGCCAGCCGCGAACAAATGCGTGCGGAACGTCTGCGTCATCGTGCGACATATATCGTTGTTCATGACGGTATGGGTAAAATTCTGGTTCAGCGCCGCACGGACACCAAAGATTTTCTCCCGGGTATGCTGGATGCCACTGCAGGCGGTGTGGTCCAGGCTGATGAAGTGCTGCTGGATTCCGCGCGTCGTGAAGCGGAAGAAGAGTTAGGTATTGCGGGCGTACCGTTTGCCGAACATGGGCAGTTCTATTTTGAGGATGAAAACTGCCGCGTCTGGGGCGGGTTGTTTAGCTGCGTCTCTCACGGGCCGTTTGCCCTGCAGGAAGAAGAAGTCAGCGAAGTGAACTGGATGACGCCGGAAGAAATTACCGCGCGTTGCGACGAGTTCACTCCAGATTCATTAAAAGCGCTGGCACTGTGGATGAGCCGTAACGCGAATAACGAGTCGACCAAATCAGAGAAAGAGGAAGAGGCTGAGTAA
- a CDS encoding LacI family DNA-binding transcriptional regulator, which produces MSLTRKRRSTGKVTLADVAQLAGVGTMTVSRALRTPEQVSDKLREKIEAAVQELGYMPNLAASALASASSWTIAMVVPNLSEAGCSEMFAGLQQVLQPAGYQIMLAESQHRLEQEEKLLETLLASNIAAAILLSVEHTDTVRHWLKNASIPVMEMGAMRADPIDMNIGIDNVAAMYELTEMVIKRGYQNIGLLCANQEQWIFQQHLQGWYKAMLRHHMSPNRVINAAMPPVFSTGAAQLPEFLLAWPELDALVCVSDELACGALYECQRRRIKVPDDLAVVGFGDSDVSRVCQPPLTTMAVPHRKIGIEAGKALLERLNDGDWRDQKPIASSLCLRESC; this is translated from the coding sequence ATGTCTCTAACCCGAAAACGGCGCAGTACCGGTAAAGTGACACTCGCCGATGTCGCACAGCTTGCCGGTGTGGGCACGATGACCGTGTCCCGTGCACTCCGCACGCCCGAACAGGTTTCCGATAAACTGCGAGAAAAAATTGAAGCCGCGGTGCAAGAGTTAGGTTATATGCCCAATCTTGCGGCCAGTGCACTGGCCTCAGCCTCGTCATGGACGATTGCGATGGTCGTTCCTAATCTCTCCGAGGCCGGCTGTTCAGAGATGTTCGCCGGGCTACAGCAGGTGCTGCAGCCTGCCGGCTATCAGATCATGCTGGCAGAATCCCAGCATCGTCTTGAACAGGAAGAGAAGCTGCTGGAGACACTGCTGGCGTCGAATATTGCCGCCGCCATTTTGCTCAGTGTTGAACACACTGACACTGTTCGCCACTGGCTGAAAAATGCCTCCATTCCGGTAATGGAAATGGGGGCCATGCGTGCCGATCCGATTGATATGAATATCGGGATTGATAACGTAGCGGCCATGTACGAACTGACGGAAATGGTCATTAAGCGCGGCTATCAAAATATTGGTCTGCTGTGCGCCAACCAGGAACAGTGGATTTTCCAGCAGCATTTACAGGGCTGGTACAAAGCGATGCTTCGCCACCATATGTCACCGAACCGGGTCATTAACGCTGCCATGCCGCCAGTTTTCTCGACCGGCGCCGCGCAACTGCCGGAATTCCTGCTGGCATGGCCTGAACTGGATGCGCTGGTGTGCGTCTCAGACGAACTGGCCTGTGGCGCGCTGTATGAATGTCAGCGCAGGCGAATCAAGGTACCAGACGATCTGGCGGTGGTAGGCTTTGGCGACAGCGATGTGAGCCGCGTCTGTCAGCCGCCGCTGACGACGATGGCAGTGCCGCATCGTAAGATTGGGATTGAAGCAGGGAAAGCACTTCTGGAACGTCTGAATGACGGAGACTGGCGCGATCAAAAGCCCATCGCGTCCAGTCTGTGTCTGCGAGAGAGTTGCTAA
- a CDS encoding transketolase: protein MNEKEITELARQIRLETLKSLTQLGFGHYGGSMSVVETLAVLYGAVMKTDPADPDWPERDYFVLSKGHAGPALYSTLAIKGYFPVEELSTLNQNGTRLPSHPDRLKTRGVDATTGSLGQGISIAGGMALSHKLAGRPNRVFCIVGDGELNEGQCWEAFQFIAHHRLNNLTIFVDWNKQQLDGELDDIICAFDLEGKFRAFGYDVVTVKGDDIPALLEVTSLVPAKDARPRVVILDSIKGQGVPYLEQLSNSHHLRLTAESKAALDETIRQLEATHD from the coding sequence ATGAATGAGAAAGAGATAACCGAACTCGCGCGTCAGATCCGTCTTGAGACGCTGAAATCCCTGACGCAGCTGGGCTTTGGACACTACGGTGGCAGTATGTCGGTGGTTGAAACGCTGGCCGTGCTGTACGGCGCGGTGATGAAAACCGACCCGGCCGATCCGGACTGGCCAGAGCGTGACTACTTTGTCCTGTCGAAAGGTCATGCGGGCCCGGCGCTCTACAGCACGCTGGCGATCAAGGGTTACTTCCCGGTGGAAGAACTGAGCACGCTGAACCAGAACGGTACCCGACTGCCAAGCCATCCGGATCGCCTGAAAACGCGTGGCGTGGATGCCACCACGGGATCCTTGGGGCAAGGGATATCCATTGCCGGGGGAATGGCGCTGTCGCACAAGCTGGCAGGGCGGCCAAACAGAGTCTTCTGCATCGTCGGTGACGGCGAGTTGAACGAAGGACAGTGCTGGGAAGCCTTCCAGTTTATTGCGCACCATCGTCTGAATAACCTGACGATATTCGTGGACTGGAACAAGCAGCAACTGGATGGCGAGCTGGACGATATTATCTGTGCGTTCGACCTGGAAGGAAAATTCCGCGCTTTTGGCTATGACGTGGTGACGGTCAAAGGAGACGATATTCCGGCGCTGCTGGAAGTGACCTCTCTGGTTCCGGCGAAAGATGCTCGCCCAAGAGTGGTGATCCTGGACAGCATTAAAGGGCAGGGGGTGCCGTATCTGGAGCAGCTCAGTAACTCGCACCATCTGCGATTGACCGCAGAGAGCAAAGCGGCCCTCGATGAGACTATCCGCCAACTGGAGGCTACACATGATTAA
- the folX gene encoding dihydroneopterin triphosphate 2'-epimerase yields MSQPDAIIRIKNLRLRTFIGIKEEEIANRQDIVINVVIHYPADKARASEDINDALNYRTITKNIIQYVENNRFSLLEKLTQDVLDIAREHHWVTYAEVEIDKLHALRYADSVSMTLSWQHQA; encoded by the coding sequence ATGTCACAGCCAGACGCTATTATTCGTATAAAAAATTTACGCCTGCGTACCTTCATCGGTATCAAAGAGGAAGAGATCGCCAACCGTCAGGATATTGTCATTAACGTGGTGATTCACTACCCGGCAGATAAAGCGCGGGCGAGTGAAGACATCAATGATGCGCTGAACTACCGCACCATCACCAAAAACATCATCCAGTACGTGGAAAATAACCGCTTCTCTCTGCTGGAAAAATTAACTCAGGATGTGCTCGACATCGCACGCGAACATCACTGGGTCACTTATGCTGAAGTAGAGATCGATAAACTTCACGCCCTGCGTTATGCCGATTCCGTCTCCATGACGTTAAGCTGGCAACACCAGGCGTAA
- a CDS encoding PTS sugar transporter subunit IIB — protein sequence MKIMAICGSGLGSSFMVEMNIKKVLKKLEIEAEVEHSDLSSATPGAADLFVMAKDIAASASVPESQLVVINNIIDINELEAQLRAWFERQ from the coding sequence ATGAAAATCATGGCTATTTGCGGTTCTGGCCTGGGCAGTAGTTTTATGGTCGAAATGAATATCAAAAAGGTGCTCAAAAAGCTGGAGATTGAGGCCGAGGTTGAACACTCCGATCTCTCCTCGGCCACACCGGGCGCGGCCGACCTGTTCGTGATGGCAAAAGACATTGCGGCCAGCGCCAGCGTTCCGGAAAGCCAGCTGGTGGTGATCAACAACATCATCGACATCAACGAACTTGAAGCGCAACTGCGTGCCTGGTTCGAAAGACAATAA